The following proteins are encoded in a genomic region of Bacteroidia bacterium:
- the rpsT gene encoding 30S ribosomal protein S20 has product MANHASSIKRIRSSETRRLRNRYQAKTTRNAVKALRSLTNKEEAVAALPKVKSMLDKLAKRNIIHKNKASNLKSKLTKHVVALGK; this is encoded by the coding sequence ATGGCAAATCACGCATCATCGATAAAAAGGATTCGTTCAAGTGAGACTCGTCGTCTGCGCAATCGTTATCAAGCAAAAACAACCCGTAATGCAGTTAAAGCATTGCGTTCATTGACCAATAAAGAGGAAGCTGTTGCTGCCTTGCCAAAAGTTAAATCCATGTTGGATAAATTGGCAAAACGCAACATCATCCACAAAAATAAAGCTTCTAACTTGAAATCTAAATTGACTAAGCACGTTGTTGCTTTAGGCAAATAA
- a CDS encoding 2'-5' RNA ligase family protein: MENSTEFEPRLPLYFVALIPQGDVKVQINNIKHQNGGRFGCRQALKSPPHITIIPPFRLQPELVEEMISVVKDNFEPPVNLSIDFSGLGSFDTRTIYLDIVADSGINAYDTAAKALVNQFPSLFPNVRFHEVFHPHITLANRDIPPGDFKEMMEYLGKKVYPVSCNEFSLEVLHLDRGRWIIL, translated from the coding sequence ATGGAAAATTCTACCGAGTTCGAACCTCGCCTGCCTTTGTATTTTGTAGCATTAATCCCTCAGGGTGATGTGAAAGTTCAAATAAATAACATTAAACATCAAAATGGTGGTAGATTTGGATGTCGTCAAGCACTCAAATCACCTCCACACATTACTATCATTCCTCCATTTCGCTTACAACCGGAATTGGTTGAGGAAATGATTTCGGTGGTTAAAGATAATTTTGAACCCCCTGTTAATTTGAGTATTGATTTTTCAGGACTTGGTTCTTTTGATACTCGTACCATTTATTTGGATATAGTAGCTGATTCAGGAATTAATGCGTATGATACTGCTGCCAAAGCTCTTGTTAATCAATTTCCATCCTTGTTTCCAAATGTACGCTTTCACGAAGTCTTTCACCCTCATATTACCCTTGCAAATAGAGATATTCCTCCTGGCGATTTTAAGGAAATGATGGAATATTTGGGTAAGAAGGTGTATCCGGTGTCTTGCAATGAGTTCAGTTTGGAAGTTCTTCACCTCGATCGCGGCAGGTGGATAATTCTATAA